tgaatgtatCTTACCAAAGTCTCCTGAATGCTACTAatagattttcttttgataatctaattggtgtgggtagttTTGGGTCAGTGTATAAAGGAACTCTTGATCAATATAGACATGCAGTTGCTATCAAGGTGTTGAACCTTGGGCGCCATGGAGCTTCCAAAAGTTTCAAAGTCGAGTGTGAGGTTCTAAGAAACATCAAACATCGAAATCTTGTACAGTTGCTCACAGCATGTTCGAGCATTGACAATCAAGGTCATGATTTTAAGGCTTTGGTATACGAGTTCTTGGGAAATGGCAACCTAGATGAGTGGTTACATCCAAGTCCAAGAACAAATGATGCTCTTGAGAAACCAAGAAAGTTGAGTTTTCTTCAAAGATTGAATATCGCTATTGATGTTGCTAGTGCATTGGAATATCTTCATTATCATTGTGAAACACCAATTGTTCATTGTGACCTCAAGCCTAGCAATGTTCTTCTCGATGATGAAATGGTTGGACATGTAAGTGATTTCGGCTTGGCAAGATTCCTTCATGATATTATCCAAGATTCTTCTACTAATCAAATAAGCTCCATTGGGGTTAGAGGAACGATTGGTTATACTCCTCCAGgtaaatttattttacatttcttaaatttaattgcTTTCCTTTTTCCATATCTTCTACTTTAGTTTTAAGCTTGAAAATATGGTTTTAATAAGGATGTATTGTATACAAAAGATAGAAAGTATTATATCAAAAATTTCTagatatctttattttttttatgccatTGAAAACATTCTTTaaatcttctaaaaatttttatttcccaTTTTTGATGTTTTGAAAGTATGCCGATTACAATATATGTTATGTGCAATTGCAGAATATGGAATGGGAAATGAGGTGTCAATATATGGTGACGTTTATAGTTAcggtatattattattagagatTTTCACTGGAAAAAGACCAACAGATAACATGTTCCACGATAGCTTAAGTCTTCGTGACTTTGTCAAAGAAACTTTGCCGGAACAAATAATTGACATTATAGATCCTGCTGTTCTCGGGGAAAGACAAAAGGGAGAAAGAAGGATGAATGACACTTGTAATGGGAATCGAAATGGAAGTTCCAAAGTTCATGAATGCTTAATTTTGATACTTGGAATTGGAGTTGCTTGTTCCACTGAAATTTCGAGAGAAAGGATGAATATCAGTGCTGTTGTAGCTGATTTGCTTTCAATTCGGCAAAACTTTCTTAGAACCCGTATATACACTACTCAGACAGAGTACAAGCAAcaggtatttttttattttttatttaaatctttGGTAGATTTAATTTGATAACGTATCTACCAAACCATATGATCTAACGATAATAAGGCCAGTCCAAGTATATCAGGGAAGAGGGTGCGAGGGAAAATCCTATGGAGATTAGAACCCATTGAGATTCTATAAACTCATTCTACTATACAAAGTATTGGCAATGAGCCCAATTACGTTTCTATAATACGTAAACATGTGTATTTTCATTTGGTTGATTTCCACTATTGGAGTGATTGAGATTACAAGGAACTggctaacatcctattactctAGACAGAGGTCTCTATCAATGACATAAGCTTAAATTGTTTCTATAAGTACTGAATTGTTGACATTACAAAGACTTAAAAGTAagtaatttgttgtaaaaactTTGctatcctttatttatttatttatatacagaaaattctaaatattttccTAAGTAAATGGATTGCCAATTGCATAAATATTGAATGAAATGGGATTTAACATTCCTAATTTCTCGCACAAATGAGCTTTCTTGTGTTGTAAATTTTctcaaaggtaaaaaaaaaaattgatacttaATTTACTAAATTGTAGCTAATGAATTAAAGAAAATCCTTTTAAATTCTTGTTACAATAGAGAAAACCTGactcttttaattaaaaatttatcttcctttaccACAGGTGCAAAAGACTGATGACTTCTTTTGAAGGCCAAGATTATGTTATATAACAATGAAGCAAATAATTTGTAGCTCTCTAGTTGCTTGTGTTTGGCCAAAGTTTAGAAATACTCTGTTGACTGAGGGAAATGTTCTTCTTCAGAATATTGTGATTGTCAATATGCTTACAAAGATAGTTATTGGAATCGAGCTTTAATATTGCTTGGAGTTGATCAATATGTATCATGTTTAAGCATCTTGAATAGCATTTGGAGGTAATTTGGGATTATATACACTCTGTTCTTTTTGCAAACTTGTGATTCGCGGTTGGTTTCATTCAACCCCTCAAAAACCAGAACTTAACTAGTAAAAGGCACTTCTATCCGAGCTTATTTTTTGAATCTCTCAACGAGTAGTTATTCTTTCCCGTCAACCTgaacaaattataataaaattgttagaTGAAAATCTCACAAATGAACAagagattaataaaaaatagttaaaagatAATGACATAATACACCAAAATGATAATAATCATAGTAATgttcaaatatttattataacaaTTCTCTTAGTGATATAAAAAGaccaaattattttcaaaatctatGAATGCCTTACAGAATTTTACTagtattaattattgttaaaagagtctttttttggggggacaACTAAAATGGGCTTAAAGCCTCAAGCCCTAAACAGAGAAGACGAAGTCTATTTTGGCTGAGAATTGGACAGACGCAATTGGCTTGTTGGCATGCTACATGGGTTCACATTCGCCCACAATGCttcacaaggaaaaaaaagggccTTGCTGGATGGACAATAGGAATCTATCCCTGCTTACTGGATCTATCCTTGCTTCAATATCAAATGCCTCAAATTTACATATACTAAATATGGCTATGAATAAACTGGCTGGAAAAGTTCCTTCTTTAGAGAAACTAAAGAGATTGAGGTTGTTTTCCATTGCCAAAAACCTGTTGGAAATGGAGGAGCAAATGACTTgagttttctcttttctttgtcaAATTCCATCAACCTAAGAGATTTGGAGATAAATACCAACAACTTTGAAGGGGAGTTGCCTAAATGCATTGGCAACATCTCAACTACTCTTACCTTTTTCTATttgaacaataataaaatatttagaaatattCCTGGTGTGATAGGAAATCTGATCAACTTGGAAGACATAGAAATGTGGAATAACAAATTTTCAGGCAACATTCCCTCTATACTTGGAAACCTTCAGAAATTACAATTTTTGGATTTATCTcaaaacaatttcattgggAACATTCCTTCATCTCTTGgaaatttaacaaatttgttGGAGTTGTATATAGGTTACAATAATCTTCAAGGAAGCATCCCTTCAAGTCTTAGTCAATGtcaaaatttgttaatttttaatctttctaATAACAATCTTAGCGGTAACATATCATTGCAAGTTATTGGTctctcattttcacaaaatagcCTTGACTTGTCTGGCAACCAATCCACTGGTTTCATTCACATGAAAATAGggaatttaataaatatagaaCATTTGGATATTTCTAAATACTTGTTGTTTGTTGAAATTCCTGCAACTCTTAAAAGTTGTGTAAAGCTAGAATTTCTAGCCATGAGAAGAAATTTCTTCCAAGGGGATGTTCCTTCGTCTTTGGAATCATTAAGAGGCCTTGAACATTTTGACCTTTCCGGCAATAATTTTTCTGGAAagattccaaaatttttggagagCTTTGATTTCTTGCAATTATTAAATCTATCATACAACCATTTTAAGGGTGAGGTACCATCAAATGGAGTTTTCATGAATGCAAGTGCAATTTCGATTAAGGGAAATGATGAGCTTTGTGGGGGCATACCAAATTTTCAACTTcctaaatgcaaaaacaaaaaatccaagtAGAGAAAGTTGACTCTTACATTGATGTTAATACTATCGGGCTTATTGGAGCAAATTTGGTCCTATcatttcaatttctttgttttttaagaaaaaaaaaggaaagaaaataccTCAAGTGATTCTATACATTTGCTTGTGAATGTGTCTTACCAAAGTCTCTTGAATGCTACTAATGGATTCTCTTCTACTAATttaattggtgtgggtagttTCGAGTCAGTGTATAAAGGTATTCTTGATCAATATAAACATACTGTTGCTATCAACGTGCTGAACTTATGGTGCCATGGAGCTTCCAAATGTTTCAAAGTTGAGTGTGAGGTTCTATGAAACATTAGACACCAAAATCTTGTAAAGGTGCTCACAGCATGTTCGGGCGTTGACTATCAAGGTCATGATTTTAAGGCATTGGCATACGAGTTCTTGGAAAATGGCAATCTAGATGAGTGGTTACAtctataaggttgaatttattcaaccattttgttggctttattccgtgtctaatttacttgtaattcagcatttagaaaccttgtatttaggtgggaattatgtaagggtagtgtgtgagagagtgtgaagaaaagctcaagggTGTGAACTCAAGAACAACCTCGCAACTGGCGAGTCGCCAATGGAGGCACATATGTGAAGCATGCAAGGGAGCTGAAGACttatgccagctggagcactataggacaaaacttcAAGTCTGACCAAGCAATTAGCTCGCGACTCGTTCCAGTCGCGAGCCTGAGTTGTCAGAATGCTTTGTTTATTAAAACCTGACTGTTCACATTCCTCATTCACtccactataaatacccttatacccatgaaatgtaaagagcttctagagagaattttgagaaagaaaccctagagaaaaacaagattgactcatccacaatcttcatcctttgattctttgaattcctctactctcaccctctccattgatacattcttgagaggtacattagccaaatccttatctcaccatacccatatctatgaggagatattttggtacttgggaaacagttcagaagggaccaattgatattggttgatgcaatgggctattgcgggatccagtaagctagagaagataaGGTTCGgtgtaaccctgttggagcaagaagcttggagggtttaggtgcattgggtagattaggcttggagggtcttctgctatttatGTAtaccaactttattctctagtgaattattgaccgcttggaggacggcagagaggtttttgcGCTAAggacttcagtttcctcttcgataacacatcattgtgttatctttgtgtttgcatctcttttcccttaatctttgccttttaactactgctgtggttgtgattaattatggtttagattgttttatcaattttttttagcttattttcatattccgcacatacattgtttgaatataagcttgtgttggtaatttgtaatttggaggtttaaacgttcataggtgttttacacactatttgaacattcaattggtatcagagtgagTGCACTTGCTATGGcttaattacctaagtgtgatccttgaccccatttGAGATGTGCCGGTCTCAATCTTTCaatgctccaccatattttgatggaagcaattatgccttttggaaaGTCCGGATGAGGGCATTCTTGTGTTCAATTGATGAAAGTGTATGGGATGCGGTTGATGTTGGATGGACTAGGCCGGAGGCTACCAAATCCatatgggataaggcagccctcGCGGCGGCTAATGCAAATAGCAAGGcactaaatgctattttttgtggtgtatctccagatgagtttcacaggataTCTCACGTCACAATTACTAAGGAGGTGTGACAAATATTGGAGACCACGTATGAAGGCACCAAGAAGGTGAAAGACACTAAGTTGCAGATGCTAACTACTTGATTTGAAAAGCTGAAAATGAGTGAAGACGAGTCATTCGACTCATTCTTtggcaagctgaatgaggtggttattggcaagttcaacttgggtgAGAAGACGGAGGACTCAAAGATAGTGAGGAAAGTCTTTCGATCATTGCCAAAGAGCTTCCGTGCAAAGGTAACAACAATTGAAGAGAAcaaggaccttgatgatatCAAAGTTCAAGAACTAATTGGCTCACTTCAAACTTATGAGCTGTCGTTGCTATCACAAAGAAAGAGCGAATCCCTTGCTCTTAAGATGATTAATGAGAGGGTAGAAGCTCACGACTCATTGGATGAGGATGTGGTCAAGAAAGATGTGGCATATCTTGTGAAGAATTTCCGAAAATTCTTGAAGTTCAAGAACAATGGAAAATTTGCTGAGAAGGGGAAATTCCCAAGTttcgaaaaggagaaaaaggactTCAAGAGGAAAGATGGGAAGGAGTCTCAATCCTCTCAAGGAATCACATGCTTCGAATGCAACGGACATGGACATCTCAAGAAAGAGTGTCCCAATTATttgagagagaagggcaaggtgtatgccactACTCTCAGTGATTCAGACTCTTCCAATTCAGATTcggaagaaagctgtgatggagaaggGAACTACTTCGCCTTTATGACCATTGTTCCCATTGAATCATTGGATGATTTGAGTTTGCTAGTAGAAGAGCTTGGGGAGCACACTAATGAGGAATCAATGGGAGTATTAGAAGAATTTGATGTTGAGGATGATGAAAAAAAAGTGGGATTGCAAGAAACATACAATTCCCTCCTTGAGAAGTCAGGAAAATATGCAAGAATGGCTGAGGCAGTcattaaaaagatgaagaggGCAGAGGAGGATTATAGAATTCTTATAGTGTGATATAAGGAGACCAAATGTGAAATGGAAACATTGAATGGAGAGTTAACCGAAGCGTATACAAAGATcaaattccttgagcttgaggtggttcaaacgaatgctaaagtagagcgggtttcctccaagaagcttgatgaagtccttgctcatcaaaaacctttctcCAACAGAAGcagattgggatataccggagagAGCAGTTCGGCTACCAATATATCCAAGGaaatgaagtttgtgaaagccaAGGAACCGATGGTGGTTGCCACTACTACTGAGAAAGTGAAGGTGGAGAAGAAGATAAATGTGAATGACCAACAGGTGTTGATAAAGCCTCGTAATTAATCAGTGGTCAAACCTGAAGCTAAAgggaaatcacttccaaaatcacaaagaggtccgAGAATAAAACATTTCTGTTAtcattgtggacttcaaggacacaccagaccaaattgtcataaacttagagcattgaagaatgcaggtgatcaaaggtcaggaggaccaagaaatgacaaaaggaaTTCGATTATGGAGCAATCAAAAGGTCAAGATGGTGATTCCGAAGTGATTGATGTAATGAAGATGATCGATACATTCACCACCTGTTTGGTAAGTTTCACCAGAAGGTTTGAAAGACACAACACTCGTACCCAATCCGTtaaggatatcaccccaaacgcatgTGTTGTGTGGGTGAAgaggggtactcatgcataagcattacaacatgtccatgcattaatacttcctatgttttGTGATTTTGCTTGGTCGTGTGCTTTTTGTTATCATGCTAgcttggtttaaaaaaaaaaaaaagtttgtttgtttgttatttgctttaaatgtttttacatttttttttatcaatcttttcttgcttttgcgtcaaaaatccaaaaacacataaaaagtagaaaatccaaaaagtttgatcagcattattgtgttttgtcacaagCATGTTTTTCCTTGTATCTTCGTACAAAtgactttgtgcatttacgagcgtaacttgttccctatgcactcatatcattgtgggaaaaatcttgacatctatgggACTGtggtaaatagatcttcaaacttcttatgaatgattagtcaatggttttgttgatcttgagacttgcataaaCTTGTGCGTATATATCCtcccacacttttttttttttttttggtttaaagagctcaacaaatgtatATCTCTAattgaaaagagataatgagttgcaaaatccattgcacatactagtatttgacttaaataaaatgtatgatgcccaaaaagccaaaggcttactcatcaaattgaaatatcaaaaatttcaagtattgatctcaaaatgagatatattgattcaaaaattgtcaaatgaTATGATGTACATAGAGCCAAATGGAAAGCTtcaaagttatgttatcaagttttgtgggaagtcatatatgcatatttctataattgagattggtcactcttcctagtgctaattgtgtatgactTGGTTAAATtaatcattgaaacttcacattagactaaggactatctcatttttgatacccacacacatcacacatgtctatgttcaatgaatgccttatcatttgtgtgattgtacttgattaaatgtgttgcaCATGCTCAATTatatgttgatcaaacacaaaaagattttcaagtattttaattgtttttggaaagttttttttttttttttttgcaaaaatgtCAAAAACTATACAACCCTGTTGTGGTGACTTGCCTCGCGAGTCAAGCCATTTGCATGCCCTAATCACGAGCTTACACAGAAGGTTTTTGTAACTCCCTGGCGGGTAAATGTCCCAATCACAAAAAAGACTTagaatattttccaaaaatttgggtttataGATTTCTCGCAACTTGGTTTGGCGACTTGTTTGCGAGTGGAAGCTCCAATTACGAGGTTTATACAGAAAGTTTCATGGCTCACTTagacaaatttttaaaattttttcacagGAGTTTTGGCGACTTGGTCTGGCGACTTGTTCGTGACTCATCTTAGTCGCGAAAAAAGCGTGTTTTGCGCTTCAAGgacagtttttttaaaaacacttttcagttttcccttgaACATtttgactgttcattgtcttgtCGGTTCATCTTTCTCTCACAAACTCACCATGTTTCTCTCAAAAATCCACcatttttcttcatcatctctacttcaatcttcaagaaaaggtaAGAGTTGTTATTGAGATTTTGAGATATATGATGTTCGAATATGGATtgggtttattttgttaagtttgttgaatgggttttgttgtttttggaaTACGATACCTATTACACATGTTTTCATGGTTGATTCTTAGTTGTGAGTTGTGTATCATGCTTGTGCTGTGTTATGCATATCATGCTCATAGTAGAATGTCACAATGACAGTTACTTGTAACTCTGAGGTGTTTCATAGATTACATTGTGCTTAGTTGTGCCTGCACATTCATCACATTTGCACACCAAATACATGCTTAAATACTGCTAATTTGGTTCATTTATTTTGGTTGAGTGATATCTTTTTCTACATATCAATGTGTACTTATTTCATTGACTAACTTGGATCTAATCAAGTTGATGTTTGTGTCTTGTGGTTTTACACTTGGTTCTCTGCTGTGTGTATGTTCTTTTGTAGATGTCTCGTTGTTCCTCTCGAGGAAAAGAGATTGTGATTGATGTTCCATCATCCCCTGTTTCAAAACGGACTCGCCGTTCACCTCAAGACTCAAACATTGAGAGATTTAGGACTCCTCTCGATTCACAGACTTACTCAAGCGTCTTTGAAGATGCTCCTATTATGGTGGAACAGGTGGTAAAATTTGATACCTTGGGACTAACATTCATCCCTAGAATATTTGAAGCAAAAGATTGGGCTGATTTGGTGGGGAACTTCGAGGACCCGGTTGATGAATTGGTCAAGGAATTCTATTCAAATGCTAGATATACCGGAGTTGAGTTGAAGTGTTGAGTACGAGGAAAAGAGTTCTCCATCAATCTAGACTACATTGCAAAGGTTCTTCACATCACTAGACCAGCAAATGTGGACCTCACTCCATATGATGATAGACTTCCTCAGGTACAAGACATTCTTCAAATTATTGGGCCTGATCATGATATTTCAAGCAAAGGCACATCCATAGGCACTGCAAAGTTTGCACCTGAATTGAAGACTCTTACATTGATCATGTTTTTCAACCTTTACCGACTGTCTAACACCGGCTTCATCAACCTTGGAAGAGCACAGTTCCTATGTGATCTCATCACTGGCGTACCGATTGATATATGTGCCCACATTTTTCAGATCATTGGGAAGACAGTGGCTCGATCGACAGCACGAACATGTCTTCCTTTTTGTAGTCTCCTAATGAAGATCATGGTTCTTGAAGGTGTTCGTCCACCAACAGATAGAAAAATACTGGCATGTCTTCGACCATTATCCATGATATCTCTTCAAACAAGCAAGAGTCATTCTTCCAAAGCACCCAAAGCACCCAAGAGTGAGCCCTTTCCTTAGGCCACTCCATTCGGTTTTGGCTCAGCTACTCACACTACGCTTGTGCATACCGAGACTGCTTTTCCCATTACTCTTGAGCTACAGTCGACTAGCACTTAACATGAACAATCTTGCCATCAAGCTGACAAGTTGGGTATTTTGTTTGAGGCTCTGCATCTATGTATTGCCGGATTTGAAAATGCTCTCTACTCTACCAACAATCAAGTCCAAATGTGCCTCACGACCATTGAGACACAACTAGATGCTATTCTGTGCAAATTAGAGGACaacctttagctattcgtgccaaaaagggggagagcatatAGTAAGGGGGAGAGCAACATAagaaaggg
Above is a window of Quercus lobata isolate SW786 unplaced genomic scaffold, ValleyOak3.0 Primary Assembly Scq3eQI_2015, whole genome shotgun sequence DNA encoding:
- the LOC115973452 gene encoding putative receptor-like protein kinase At3g47110, which codes for MNSWNDSIHFCQWKGVSCGRRHQRVTALDLHSQKLVGSISPNVGNLSLLWKLNLENNSFYNEIPQEIGRLRRLQVLLLNNNTISGTVPSNLSNCTKLSVFHAAVNNLVGEIPTKLGTLSKLQTFAIHKNNLIGIIPPSFGNLSSLEGFSVAYNNLSGSIPDSFGQLTKLKIFAVGSNRLSGTIPPLFFNISSITKIDVAVNQIQGHLPSDIGITLPNLETFTISNNQFIGSIPISISSASNLHILNLAENKLTGKVPSLEKLNRVRLFSIAENQLGNGGANDLSFLCSLSNATNLRDLEINTNNFGGELPKCIGNISTSLTFFYLNNNKIFGNIPSVIGNLINLEDIEMWNNKFSGDNNLQGSIPSSLSQCQNLITFHLPRNNLSGIISSQVIGLSFSPNSLDFSGNQFTGVLPMEIGNLKNLEHLDTSENMLSGKIPERLACCVKLEFLAMRRNFFQGVVPSSWKSLRGLEHLDLSNNNFSGMIPNFLESFDFLKLLNLSYNHFEGEVPTNGVFKNASATSIKGNGKLCGGIPKFQLPNCNNKKSKKSRLTLTLKRIIFILFGLLGVTLVLSFLFLCSSRKKKRENTSSDSINLFLNVSYQSLLNATNRFSFDNLIGVGSFGSVYKGTLDQYRHAVAIKVLNLGRHGASKSFKVECEVLRNIKHRNLVQLLTACSSIDNQGHDFKALVYEFLGNGNLDEWLHPSPRTNDALEKPRKLSFLQRLNIAIDVASALEYLHYHCETPIVHCDLKPSNVLLDDEMVGHVSDFGLARFLHDIIQDSSTNQISSIGVRGTIGYTPPEYGMGNEVSIYGDVYSYGILLLEIFTGKRPTDNMFHDSLSLRDFVKETLPEQIIDIIDPAVLGERQKGERRMNDTCNGNRNGSSKVHECLILILGIGVACSTEISRERMNISAVVADLLSIRQNFLRTRIYTTQTEETKEIEVVFHCQKPVGNGGANDLSFLFSLSNSINLRDLEINTNNFEGELPKCIGNISTTLTFFYLNNNKIFRNIPGVIGNLINLEDIEMWNNKFSGNIPSILGNLQKLQFLDLSQNNFIGNIPSSLGNLTNLLELYIGYNNLQGSIPSSLSQCQNLLIFNLSNNNLSGNISLQVIGLSFSQNSLDLSGNQSTGFIHMKIGNLINIEHLDISKYLLFVEIPATLKSCVKLEFLAMRRNFFQGDVPSSLESLRGLEHFDLSGNNFSGKIPKFLESFDFLQLLNLSYNHFKGEVPSNGVFMNASAISIKGNDELCGGIPNFQLPKCKNKKSK